The Vicia villosa cultivar HV-30 ecotype Madison, WI linkage group LG1, Vvil1.0, whole genome shotgun sequence genome includes a region encoding these proteins:
- the LOC131644529 gene encoding uncharacterized protein LOC131644529: MFRSMSRGFGTGRYERLGKESATTTLLHEEFKRSTSMPSKPSNSSRNMALGSNFRDINLQRNPTKKTNSSSNKKSHPLFNFLDFRRKKKTTARPEFARYIEYLKEGGMWDLNSNKPVIYYS; this comes from the coding sequence ATGTTTAGATCCATGAGTAGAGGCTTTGGAACTGGGAGGTATGAGAGGTTAGGTAAAGAATCTGCAACCACAACACTTTTGCATGAGGAGTTCAAGAGAAGTACAAGCATGCCTTCTAAACCATCTAATTCTTCAAGAAATATGGCTCTAGGTTCAAATTTTAGGGATATCAACCTACAAAGGAACCCTACAAAGAAGACTAATAGTAGTAGTAACAAGAAGAGTCATCCACTGTTCAACTTCTTGGATTTTCGTAGGAAAAAGAAAACAACAGCTAGGCCTGAATTTGCAAGGTATATTGAGTATCTTAAGGAAGGTGGCATGTGGGATTTGAATTCCAATAAACCAGTTATCTATTACAGTTGA